A genomic window from Candidatus Pelagisphaera phototrophica includes:
- the pnuC gene encoding nicotinamide riboside transporter PnuC, producing the protein MEAIITQIQQTSMVEWLGTAAGLIGVYLSIKEKVLAWPFFLFCYGLYAYLSYGASLYAAMTLNACFIPISAYGWWKWGVASRGKNESTPTSKSLAITRLTLKQRMAIGGISLLATIGIGTILDRYTECILPYLDAFATSISFLAQLLLSRKLIENWIAWFIADTAFIVLWAIQGYWIAVAMFTVFTVMAALGFLSWRKELSKHANPLK; encoded by the coding sequence ATGGAAGCAATCATTACTCAGATTCAACAAACCTCAATGGTGGAGTGGCTCGGGACGGCAGCCGGGCTCATCGGAGTCTACCTGAGCATCAAAGAAAAAGTCCTCGCCTGGCCCTTTTTCCTGTTTTGCTACGGACTCTACGCCTATCTGAGCTACGGCGCGTCGCTCTATGCGGCGATGACGTTGAACGCGTGCTTCATTCCGATATCGGCCTACGGCTGGTGGAAATGGGGAGTGGCCTCTCGGGGAAAAAACGAAAGCACTCCCACCAGCAAATCGCTCGCCATTACCCGACTGACCTTGAAACAGAGGATGGCGATAGGCGGGATCAGTCTGCTCGCTACGATAGGGATCGGAACGATTCTAGATCGATACACGGAATGCATTCTTCCCTATCTCGACGCTTTCGCTACCTCAATCTCCTTTCTTGCACAATTGCTGCTGAGTCGGAAGCTTATCGAGAATTGGATCGCTTGGTTCATTGCAGACACGGCTTTTATCGTTCTTTGGGCGATCCAGGGCTACTGGATCGCGGTCGCAATGTTTACCGTTTTCACGGTAATGGCGGCATTAGGATTCTTGAGCTGGAGGAAGGAACTCTCTAAACATGCCAACCCCCTTAAATAA
- a CDS encoding TonB-dependent receptor, producing MKNRNTLKAIAAGSVIALAAIGPINAQEVANAKGDAIDLPSVFVTGDLWQTERGKTTASISLLDRKELESPERGHFDDLSAYLPNLTTTGGTARSRYIQIRGIGENSQFEGETPDSAVAFLIDDMDFTGLGSAGSLFDVKQVEVLRGPQAGAFGANAAGGLIRIVSAEPTPYWTGTAQTSMGEDSMYGGEIAIGGPLSENDPERLTMRFALKSQQSDGFYRNEFLGRDDTNERNETAARFKLRLKEDRYQWDGALLYVDMNDGYDQFSMGNDALRSFSNEPGRDEEESLGVSLKGQFDTGEGIRVTSKTSAMKTDSFYSYDADWTDASYAGYLSTLRDREVFNQEIRIDSDSSNLSRWTVGLYYQNLREDSDVHYRDGDPSQGEFSFGQADVDSIYETETIAAFGQMAFELNEGTRLIAGLRYEIHEVDFDSVSNELGYYQGFLYDGKNGNNDDVFGGKLTLQHNLNTGVMAFASIARGYKAGGANSGTFTSPEYPSEYGEETLWNLEAGVKGSWVDNRLTGQLTAFCLSRDDAQLRDSVGAGGFFRYLTVNGEDATHLGAEAELQWQLSEDWRIEAGIGFLNAERDSYTDPGGLVPERELANAPSYNYNFRLNYSAESGVFGSIALAGRDAYFESNSHLQQRDAVATVNASAGYQFENWRISVWSKNLLDEKYASRVFFFDNGDGERRYEALANPRQIGATLSYEF from the coding sequence ATGAAGAATAGAAACACCTTGAAGGCCATCGCGGCAGGCAGCGTCATTGCGCTGGCGGCGATCGGACCGATTAATGCCCAGGAAGTTGCCAATGCAAAGGGCGACGCTATCGACTTGCCCTCCGTTTTCGTGACGGGTGATTTATGGCAGACCGAGCGCGGCAAAACGACGGCGAGCATCAGCTTGCTTGATCGAAAAGAGCTGGAAAGCCCTGAAAGGGGTCACTTCGATGACCTTTCAGCCTACCTGCCAAATCTCACCACGACCGGTGGCACCGCTCGCTCCCGCTACATCCAAATCCGGGGTATCGGTGAAAACTCGCAGTTCGAAGGCGAAACGCCTGACTCCGCCGTCGCATTCCTCATAGACGACATGGACTTTACCGGGCTTGGGTCCGCAGGGAGTCTTTTCGACGTCAAGCAGGTCGAAGTCCTCCGCGGGCCGCAAGCCGGCGCCTTCGGAGCCAACGCGGCGGGAGGATTGATTCGCATCGTCAGCGCGGAACCCACTCCTTACTGGACGGGGACTGCCCAGACGAGCATGGGCGAGGACTCGATGTATGGCGGCGAGATTGCGATCGGCGGACCGTTGTCTGAAAACGATCCGGAAAGACTGACAATGCGCTTCGCATTAAAGAGCCAGCAAAGCGACGGGTTTTACAGGAACGAATTCCTGGGTCGCGATGATACCAATGAGCGCAATGAAACCGCCGCTCGTTTCAAACTTCGTTTGAAGGAAGACCGCTACCAATGGGACGGGGCCTTGTTATACGTGGATATGAATGACGGGTACGACCAGTTCTCCATGGGCAACGATGCTCTTAGAAGCTTCTCCAACGAGCCCGGAAGAGACGAGGAAGAATCCCTTGGCGTAAGCTTGAAGGGTCAATTCGATACCGGGGAAGGCATCAGAGTCACTTCGAAAACGTCCGCCATGAAAACCGACTCCTTCTATAGTTATGATGCGGACTGGACCGACGCATCTTACGCCGGCTATCTTTCCACCTTGCGCGATAGAGAAGTATTCAATCAGGAGATACGGATCGATAGCGACAGCAGTAACCTTAGCCGTTGGACAGTCGGGTTGTATTATCAGAATCTCCGGGAAGACTCCGACGTGCACTACCGCGACGGCGATCCCAGTCAGGGCGAGTTCAGTTTTGGCCAGGCGGATGTCGATTCGATATACGAAACGGAGACAATCGCCGCCTTCGGTCAAATGGCGTTCGAACTTAATGAAGGAACCCGCCTCATCGCGGGATTACGATATGAGATACACGAGGTTGACTTTGACTCGGTATCCAACGAGCTGGGCTATTACCAAGGCTTCCTCTATGATGGGAAAAACGGGAACAACGATGATGTCTTCGGTGGCAAGCTCACTCTGCAGCACAACTTGAATACGGGCGTGATGGCCTTTGCGAGCATCGCCCGTGGCTATAAGGCCGGCGGCGCCAATAGCGGCACCTTCACAAGCCCTGAGTATCCGAGCGAATATGGCGAAGAAACGCTCTGGAACCTCGAAGCAGGTGTCAAAGGAAGTTGGGTGGATAACCGATTGACCGGTCAGTTAACCGCTTTCTGTCTCAGTCGTGACGATGCCCAACTCCGCGACTCCGTAGGTGCCGGCGGCTTCTTCCGCTACTTGACGGTGAATGGAGAGGATGCGACGCATCTTGGAGCGGAGGCAGAACTGCAGTGGCAACTCAGCGAAGACTGGAGAATCGAAGCCGGTATCGGATTCCTGAATGCAGAGCGAGATTCCTATACGGATCCAGGAGGACTTGTGCCTGAACGCGAACTAGCGAACGCTCCTAGCTACAACTACAATTTTCGGCTCAACTACAGTGCGGAATCCGGAGTCTTCGGATCCATCGCCCTGGCTGGGAGGGACGCTTACTTTGAATCGAACAGCCATCTCCAACAGCGCGATGCGGTCGCCACCGTAAATGCATCCGCAGGTTACCAGTTCGAAAACTGGCGCATCTCGGTGTGGTCGAAGAATCTGCTCGACGAGAAGTATGCGAGCCGCGTGTTCTTCTTCGATAACGGAGACGGCGAGCGCCGCTACGAAGCCCTCGCTAACCCAAGACAAATCGGAGCAACGCTTTCCTACGAGTTCTAG
- a CDS encoding methylenetetrahydrofolate reductase produces MVEGLAPVDPKWIDVTSHCSTLQVEEGEDGTVRRAVFKKCPGTIGICGIIQNRFKIDTVAHMLSDGFTREETEDALIELNFLGVENILALRGDGSNYEKPPLNGRSTNAFAVDLVKQAAELRRGEFIESMSKCASLDFCVGVAGYPEKHFEAANLDLDVRRLKEKVDAGAAYVVTQMFFDNQKFYAFVARCRTAGITVPIIPGLKILRSVNQLKSVPRAFYVELPSALTDEIHESPEHVVEIAQRWAETQTKDLLNNGYHNVHFYVMVDRKFN; encoded by the coding sequence GTGGTCGAGGGCTTAGCGCCGGTCGATCCGAAGTGGATCGACGTGACCTCGCACTGCTCGACGCTGCAGGTGGAAGAGGGTGAGGACGGCACGGTTCGCCGGGCGGTGTTTAAAAAATGTCCCGGCACCATCGGCATCTGCGGCATCATCCAGAATCGATTCAAGATCGACACCGTGGCCCACATGCTGTCCGACGGCTTCACGCGCGAAGAGACCGAAGACGCGCTGATCGAGCTCAATTTCCTCGGCGTCGAAAATATCTTGGCGTTGCGCGGCGATGGGTCCAATTACGAAAAACCCCCTCTCAATGGACGCTCAACCAACGCGTTCGCGGTCGATCTGGTCAAACAGGCCGCCGAATTGCGCCGCGGTGAATTTATCGAATCGATGAGCAAATGCGCCTCGCTCGATTTCTGCGTGGGCGTGGCGGGCTACCCCGAAAAACACTTCGAAGCCGCCAATCTCGATCTCGACGTGCGCCGCCTCAAGGAAAAGGTCGACGCCGGCGCGGCCTACGTGGTGACCCAGATGTTTTTCGACAATCAGAAATTTTACGCCTTCGTGGCCCGCTGCCGCACCGCCGGGATCACCGTGCCCATCATCCCCGGCCTCAAGATCCTACGTTCGGTGAATCAATTGAAATCGGTGCCACGCGCGTTTTACGTCGAGCTGCCGAGCGCACTCACCGACGAAATTCACGAAAGCCCCGAGCACGTGGTCGAGATCGCCCAGCGTTGGGCCGAGACTCAGACCAAGGATCTTCTCAATAACGGCTATCACAACGTTCACTTTTACGTGATGGTTGATAGGAAATTCAATTGA
- a CDS encoding glycosyltransferase family 10 domain-containing protein, translated as MKKIFFLNGWGASDESLLNRLSINTPNNDGVWKDLIGTINPKEADYFIALEINKTNTPIEKTIFIRLEPYYIRHKQRVHHCPNKNSVKHWLNKAYDCLLNYSSPYKNIIDFNSTHTGSMHRLNKAYDYLLNLEYPNKSKKISCVASTKHNHRNNYIKRLFETEPDIDLYGRGHDRNYYGDAYKGELNYDSFCKFKGLVDYEFSIVLENSKQKNYWTEKLADAYLSWCMPIYWGCPNISDYFPKNSFRLIDIESEDPLLDINDIINKPLTEMEIEALRKARRLILEKYNIWEIINNKINEIENGN; from the coding sequence ATGAAGAAGATTTTCTTTTTAAATGGGTGGGGTGCAAGCGATGAATCGTTACTAAATCGTTTGTCTATTAACACGCCAAATAATGATGGAGTGTGGAAAGATTTAATTGGAACAATCAACCCAAAGGAAGCTGACTATTTTATAGCGTTAGAAATAAATAAAACAAATACACCAATTGAAAAAACAATATTCATTAGGTTAGAACCTTATTACATAAGACATAAGCAAAGGGTACATCATTGTCCAAATAAAAACAGTGTCAAGCATTGGTTAAACAAAGCTTATGATTGTTTGTTAAATTATAGTTCTCCATATAAAAATATAATAGATTTCAATTCAACTCATACGGGTTCCATGCATCGTTTGAATAAGGCTTATGATTATTTGTTAAACTTAGAATATCCGAACAAAAGTAAAAAAATCAGCTGTGTGGCATCAACAAAACACAATCATAGGAATAATTACATTAAGAGGTTATTTGAAACTGAACCAGATATAGATTTGTACGGTAGAGGCCATGATAGAAATTACTACGGTGACGCTTATAAAGGAGAGTTAAATTATGATAGTTTTTGTAAGTTTAAGGGTTTGGTTGATTATGAATTTTCAATTGTCTTGGAAAACTCAAAACAGAAAAATTACTGGACTGAAAAATTAGCAGATGCGTATTTGTCATGGTGTATGCCGATATATTGGGGATGCCCCAATATATCCGACTACTTTCCAAAGAATAGTTTTAGATTGATTGATATTGAGAGCGAAGACCCATTACTTGATATTAACGATATCATTAATAAACCACTAACTGAAATGGAGATAGAAGCATTACGTAAAGCTAGGAGATTAATATTAGAAAAATATAATATATGGGAAATAATAAATAATAAAATTAATGAGATAGAAAATGGTAATTAA
- a CDS encoding NAD-dependent epimerase/dehydratase family protein: MKSLVTGGAGFIGSNLVETLLGVGHTVICVDNESSNVQDKPYWNNDSINIRGDIRDHTLISSAMKDVDYVFHLAAEARIQPAIENPINAVSVNDLGTTTVLQCAIEHQVKKFIFSSTSAVYGRNKSPNVETQSPDPLNPYSVTKLNGENLCKMYTELFGLPTIIFRYFNVYGPRQPVRGHYAPVLGIFERQKGAGEPLTIVGDGNQRRDFVHVEDVARANVMAALADLGQDAYGEVYNIGSGQSFSVNEIAEMFIHEKTYIAPRLGEARVSLANNQKMRKTFAWTPAHDLEKWVRG, translated from the coding sequence ATGAAATCGTTAGTAACGGGTGGTGCGGGATTTATCGGTTCTAACTTGGTAGAGACTCTACTGGGTGTCGGACATACTGTTATATGTGTCGATAATGAAAGTTCTAATGTACAAGATAAACCCTACTGGAATAACGATTCAATTAATATCCGCGGAGACATCAGAGATCACACTCTGATTTCTTCTGCCATGAAAGATGTTGATTATGTTTTTCACTTGGCAGCAGAAGCACGTATTCAACCTGCAATTGAGAATCCTATTAACGCAGTTAGTGTTAATGATCTTGGAACTACAACGGTTCTTCAGTGTGCAATAGAGCATCAGGTGAAAAAGTTTATTTTTTCTTCCACGTCTGCTGTATATGGAAGAAATAAATCTCCCAATGTTGAAACTCAATCTCCAGATCCTCTCAATCCATATTCAGTAACTAAACTGAATGGTGAAAATCTCTGTAAGATGTACACGGAATTGTTTGGTCTTCCCACAATCATCTTTAGATATTTCAATGTTTATGGTCCTAGACAACCTGTGAGGGGTCATTATGCACCTGTTCTTGGCATTTTTGAGCGACAGAAGGGTGCTGGTGAACCTCTAACTATTGTTGGTGATGGTAATCAAAGGCGTGACTTTGTTCATGTTGAGGACGTCGCTCGCGCTAATGTAATGGCAGCTCTCGCAGATCTAGGACAAGATGCTTATGGTGAAGTGTACAACATTGGCTCAGGGCAGAGCTTCTCTGTAAATGAAATTGCAGAAATGTTTATACATGAGAAGACTTATATCGCTCCTAGACTTGGTGAGGCAAGAGTCAGTCTTGCTAATAATCAGAAGATGAGAAAAACTTTTGCGTGGACACCCGCTCACGATCTTGAGAAATGGGTGCGTGGGTAA
- a CDS encoding ATP-binding cassette domain-containing protein yields the protein MKAEKTSPPKFSVLGIFKRVWLLMTLREQRRAGFVFFGIFINSFAEILGLAAVVPVIGLVIDPGLIHENDHLARAFEITSSIGIDTERKFLMFASIGLVAAFLSKAFLNLGLNLIQTRFSYAIGHRISGTMWKYHFSQSLERMRSTESGKVLTEIGSWPLGLANTYIVGSMRLLNELIVIFLIAVGLFAYNPIVLFSVSCLVAIGAIIIRKFTKRRLERYSEIRRALEPQTGTLINSAVRGFLDVMSFRASNAIRSDYLRKTKIIYRIAGNSQIMAAAPAKLYEVLAVTGLSGAILISLLLLERNEAFLNLLILMALSAYRVMPSMSRMNGQIMSMRGSMFILNTIEKALQEWELIKDLHQETQSPVWKSAVIRLNDVTIGYENLSQPVIANLTHDFQPGQIHAIVGPSGSGKSTLVNTILGLHSFSAGSISVGETTDSTQTLGGEIKIKDWLSQIGYLSQQPFLFNGSVRDVLTMRVQTDRINEERVQQLINVLELNDCLGENPLDFELLESGNNLSGGQQQRLAILRALRIDRPVLLLDEATSALDEAKRDAVFGLLRERAAIGVNVLLITHDMSIAVQCDTILNLSEG from the coding sequence ATGAAGGCCGAAAAAACCTCTCCTCCCAAGTTCAGTGTTCTGGGCATTTTTAAGCGCGTTTGGTTGCTTATGACGCTGCGTGAGCAACGACGTGCAGGATTCGTTTTCTTCGGTATATTCATCAATAGTTTTGCGGAAATCTTGGGGTTAGCAGCGGTCGTGCCGGTGATTGGACTGGTCATTGATCCGGGTCTCATTCACGAAAATGACCACTTAGCCCGTGCGTTTGAAATAACCAGCAGTATCGGAATTGATACCGAGCGCAAATTCCTGATGTTCGCTTCGATCGGATTGGTCGCGGCGTTTTTATCCAAGGCCTTTCTCAATCTCGGACTGAATCTCATTCAAACACGCTTCTCCTATGCCATCGGCCATCGAATCTCCGGGACGATGTGGAAGTATCACTTCTCCCAAAGTTTGGAACGCATGCGATCCACCGAATCAGGAAAGGTACTTACAGAAATCGGTTCCTGGCCCTTAGGGCTCGCCAATACATACATCGTTGGGAGCATGCGCCTTCTCAATGAGCTCATCGTGATTTTCCTGATTGCGGTGGGACTGTTCGCCTACAATCCCATCGTTTTATTCAGTGTCTCTTGCCTCGTTGCAATCGGGGCAATCATCATTCGTAAATTCACGAAGCGACGACTTGAAAGGTACAGTGAAATCCGCAGAGCCCTCGAGCCACAAACGGGCACATTAATCAATAGTGCAGTGCGTGGATTCTTGGATGTCATGAGTTTTCGAGCTTCTAACGCCATAAGATCCGATTATTTAAGAAAAACTAAAATAATTTATCGAATTGCGGGCAATTCACAAATCATGGCCGCAGCACCGGCCAAACTTTATGAGGTTCTGGCTGTGACGGGCTTAAGTGGGGCCATCTTGATCAGCCTCTTGCTGTTGGAACGCAATGAGGCATTTCTGAATCTCCTGATTCTGATGGCGTTGAGCGCTTACCGCGTAATGCCTTCTATGTCCCGAATGAATGGACAAATCATGTCTATGAGAGGGTCGATGTTTATACTTAACACCATCGAAAAAGCCTTGCAAGAATGGGAATTAATTAAGGACCTGCATCAGGAAACTCAGTCACCCGTTTGGAAATCCGCTGTGATCCGCTTGAACGATGTCACCATAGGGTATGAGAATTTATCCCAACCTGTGATCGCAAATCTCACCCATGACTTTCAACCGGGTCAAATCCATGCCATTGTCGGACCTTCGGGATCTGGCAAAAGCACCTTGGTAAATACCATTCTCGGTCTCCATTCGTTTTCTGCTGGATCGATTTCTGTGGGAGAAACAACGGATTCGACTCAGACCCTGGGCGGTGAAATTAAAATCAAAGATTGGCTCTCTCAAATCGGATACCTCAGCCAACAGCCGTTCCTATTCAATGGAAGCGTCCGAGATGTTTTGACCATGCGTGTACAAACGGATCGCATCAACGAGGAACGAGTTCAACAATTGATCAATGTATTGGAATTGAACGATTGCCTCGGTGAAAATCCACTCGATTTCGAATTGCTTGAAAGCGGGAATAACTTGAGTGGCGGACAACAACAACGTTTGGCAATTCTCAGAGCCCTGCGCATTGACCGACCTGTATTGTTGCTAGATGAAGCCACAAGTGCCTTGGATGAGGCCAAGCGCGACGCCGTTTTTGGCTTGCTACGGGAGCGCGCCGCTATCGGAGTCAATGTGTTACTTATAACCCACGACATGAGTATCGCAGTGCAATGTGATACCATTTTAAATTTGAGTGAAGGGTAG
- a CDS encoding class I SAM-dependent methyltransferase, whose product MFKSYSDIYDRRGAMYHEAMDRWPDARKREFEALVETARIEKGRPLILDVPSGGGYLAAYLPEGAKLVSIDPAPNFLESGTHESDHQVICAPHEAIPLPDGSADAILSLAGMHHIDDQVGVFQEWFRLLRSGGALTIGDAEEGSATAEFLDGVVGRFNSMGHQGKYLRAEQLEMLGAIGFTVTFAAIKSYGWQFEDRSQMFEYCRTLFCMDSNPSDEDLLQAIEQTVGFKELDGSCELNWALNFIRAVKP is encoded by the coding sequence ATGTTTAAGTCCTATTCGGATATTTATGACAGGCGAGGAGCTATGTATCATGAAGCCATGGATCGGTGGCCCGATGCTAGGAAACGCGAATTCGAGGCATTGGTTGAAACGGCTCGAATTGAGAAGGGCCGCCCTTTGATTTTGGATGTGCCTTCGGGTGGGGGATATCTGGCCGCCTACCTGCCTGAGGGGGCGAAATTGGTTTCGATCGATCCAGCGCCCAACTTTTTAGAATCAGGAACTCATGAGAGCGATCACCAGGTGATTTGTGCGCCTCATGAGGCGATCCCGCTACCGGATGGTTCGGCCGATGCCATTTTAAGTCTGGCCGGCATGCATCACATTGATGATCAGGTAGGTGTTTTCCAGGAATGGTTTCGGCTGTTGCGGTCCGGTGGGGCGTTGACGATCGGGGACGCGGAGGAGGGCTCCGCTACGGCAGAATTTCTTGATGGAGTGGTCGGGCGTTTCAATTCAATGGGACATCAGGGGAAATATCTGCGTGCGGAGCAGCTGGAGATGCTCGGAGCAATTGGATTCACTGTTACATTTGCGGCAATCAAGTCGTACGGTTGGCAGTTTGAAGATCGAAGCCAGATGTTTGAGTATTGCCGGACCTTGTTCTGCATGGATAGCAATCCCAGTGACGAAGACCTACTCCAGGCAATTGAGCAAACTGTTGGCTTCAAGGAGCTGGATGGGTCTTGTGAACTCAATTGGGCTTTGAACTTCATTCGTGCGGTGAAGCCCTGA
- a CDS encoding sulfotransferase codes for MQQNRLPNLFIVGFPKTGTTTLFDTLAQHPDIFPSKRKEPGDWENLHHLNKANNFCYAEYMKNFEEAEDQRYLMEGTTRYSLNLSSAKTLKGFNGNAKIVIGIREPISYIASLCFQIEKNTKRERDINEDIKLGLSYTKPRFYEAVCSYHEEFGKENVIVYTFDSFLTSARRLTTEILTFLDLEEPSVFNVINNNLSRKAKTKFHGSINQFLHNAVISKTIRNLLKKTKFYNPETIKQIVARALTNKVNYYNQIVENEENFIHLKNQFREDVRMLSETVGQNLSSKWDY; via the coding sequence ATGCAACAGAATCGACTACCCAATTTATTTATTGTCGGATTTCCTAAAACCGGAACCACGACCCTTTTTGACACTCTGGCTCAGCATCCAGATATCTTCCCCTCCAAAAGAAAGGAACCAGGTGATTGGGAGAATCTGCACCACTTAAATAAAGCTAATAATTTTTGTTACGCAGAGTATATGAAGAATTTCGAAGAAGCCGAAGATCAACGCTACTTAATGGAGGGTACCACCCGCTATTCGTTGAATTTAAGTTCAGCCAAGACTCTAAAAGGCTTTAATGGGAATGCCAAAATTGTCATCGGAATACGAGAACCCATCTCCTACATAGCTTCTCTTTGCTTTCAGATTGAAAAAAATACCAAGCGCGAACGGGATATTAATGAAGATATAAAACTAGGACTCTCTTACACTAAACCGAGATTCTATGAGGCTGTATGCTCGTACCATGAAGAATTTGGCAAAGAAAATGTGATCGTTTATACATTTGATTCTTTCTTGACTTCAGCAAGGCGATTAACGACCGAAATACTTACCTTCTTAGACCTTGAAGAGCCAAGCGTTTTTAACGTAATAAATAACAATCTCAGTCGAAAGGCGAAAACGAAATTTCATGGGTCTATAAACCAATTTCTTCATAATGCCGTTATTTCAAAGACCATTCGTAATCTTTTGAAGAAAACGAAATTTTATAATCCAGAAACTATAAAACAAATTGTTGCACGGGCTCTTACTAATAAAGTGAATTACTACAACCAAATTGTCGAAAATGAAGAAAATTTTATACATTTGAAAAATCAGTTTCGGGAAGACGTAAGAATGCTGTCTGAAACAGTTGGTCAAAATTTAAGCTCGAAGTGGGATTATTAG
- a CDS encoding glycosyltransferase family 4 protein — protein sequence MNICLISTRFPPENGGGIGTYIFNLSKGLVALGHTVHVITATSHKFYTTEQEGSLLIHRLPKKTLPLVEPYFPGLRWSTQIYQLIKRLHKFSPIEVIEFPNWEAPGIVSQLLLDIPTVVRAHTPLFEILRINGKEIGFGDKMACRFEEWSCRKAKQLVTSTRFHAKTISDKYNINISDIRILSLGIIDKNPNDKVLKSQCNLFKILYVSRLEHRKGTLAFLKSISYIHKQYQNIQVDIIGTDRAHAPGDIKFQQFFNENLSDYSEAVTFHGFVDDLMLDLFYKEADILVVPSVYESFGLIYVEAMMYGVPSVATVAGGIPEVITNGVDGFTIGINDCKQITKCVISLINDRVLLNTMRHAARETFKNNYDYLVMSKNTDQLYQKLINDKRRS from the coding sequence GTGAATATATGTCTGATTAGTACGCGATTTCCGCCAGAAAATGGAGGTGGAATAGGCACTTATATTTTTAATCTTTCTAAAGGCTTAGTAGCGCTTGGACATACAGTTCATGTTATTACGGCAACCAGCCATAAATTTTATACAACCGAACAAGAGGGCTCGTTGCTTATTCATCGTTTACCTAAAAAAACTTTACCTTTGGTCGAACCATATTTTCCAGGGTTACGCTGGAGCACTCAAATTTATCAACTAATTAAAAGGCTTCACAAATTTTCGCCTATAGAAGTAATAGAATTCCCTAATTGGGAAGCCCCAGGAATTGTCTCTCAGTTATTACTAGACATTCCTACTGTAGTGCGAGCACATACTCCTCTTTTTGAAATCTTACGCATAAATGGTAAAGAAATAGGTTTTGGCGACAAAATGGCTTGTAGATTTGAGGAATGGTCTTGTAGGAAGGCAAAGCAATTAGTAACTTCAACCCGTTTTCATGCTAAAACTATCTCTGATAAATATAATATTAATATAAGTGATATTCGTATTTTGAGCTTGGGTATCATCGATAAGAATCCCAATGATAAAGTATTAAAGTCCCAGTGTAATCTCTTTAAAATATTGTATGTGAGTCGGCTTGAACACCGAAAAGGCACACTGGCTTTCCTAAAATCTATTTCTTACATACATAAGCAATATCAAAATATTCAGGTTGATATTATTGGCACAGATAGAGCGCACGCCCCAGGCGACATTAAATTTCAACAATTCTTTAATGAAAACTTAAGCGACTATTCAGAAGCGGTAACTTTTCATGGCTTTGTTGACGATCTAATGCTCGATCTTTTTTATAAGGAGGCTGATATTTTGGTTGTGCCATCAGTTTATGAATCATTTGGTTTAATTTATGTGGAGGCTATGATGTATGGGGTTCCTTCAGTTGCCACTGTAGCGGGAGGAATTCCAGAAGTTATTACCAATGGTGTAGATGGCTTTACAATCGGAATAAATGACTGTAAACAAATTACTAAATGTGTTATCAGTCTAATTAATGATCGGGTCTTGCTTAATACAATGAGGCATGCTGCACGAGAAACATTTAAAAATAATTACGACTATTTAGTCATGTCCAAAAATACAGATCAACTTTACCAAAAATTAATTAACGACAAGAGACGTTCATAA